GGATCATAGGAAAACCCATGCATGGTCCGGCTGAGCAGCGTCTTATGACCTTCGAGCGTTCTAACGGGAGGCTCATTCTCCTTCGCCATCCTGGCGAAGACCGCAATCTGCGGGTGGGTAACTCAATTCGGCACCCAGATCTGATCTCGCGCCGCATCGTACGCCAGCGCCTCCACCTTGCCGAACTTCAGCGATACTTTGTTCGCAGGCGCGCTGCGAATGGTGCGGATCGGCGCCACGTTTCCGTTTGCCGTCAGCGGGAATGCGGAAGCCGAGGAGTTGCCGAAGCTGGAGACCCAGAGTTCCTTATTCCTGGTATCGACCGCGACGCCCGAAGGATTCGCCAGACGAGTCTTGTTGCCCTAGATGACTCGGATGGGCGCCACGTCCCCCTGCGACTTGGAATCGAATACCACTACGGACTGGCCCATATCATTGGCGATGTAAAGATTTCCAGAATCTGGATCAATCGCCATCTGCGCGGGCCAGTTTAACTGTGTCCTGGGCCCTTGGATGACACGCAGCGGCGCGGTGTCACCGTCTGTGTTGATCGGGTAAACGGAGATCGAAGGGTCTTCAAATTTGCCGGTGCCAGCGGTCTTATAGTCGCTGACATGTCCCCAGTTGATGACGAACATCAAACTGTTCTTCACATCCAGCGCAATGCCATGGATGTCCGATAACCGAGTGCTTTGTCCCTGAAGACTGCGCAGCGGTTTTGCCTCGTTCGAGGCGCCTTTGCGATACACCGCCACTTCAGGTGGATACTGAACTCCCACGAAAAGCTCTTGCTTTTCTTCATCCACTGCCAAGGCAAAACCGCGATGAGGAGTCGTAAGGCTGCGGGCGGGCTTGACGTCTCCCTTGGCATCCCGAGGGAACACCACGAACTTGTCTCCGGTGTCGGTCTCCACTGAATAGATTTCCCCATTTAGGGGATCGACATAAATGCCATTGTTGAACTGGATTTCGGTCTCCGGTCCCTGAATCACACGTTTCGGTTCCGTGAGTCGAGCGCCGGACGGGGTATTGTCCGTCCTGCTAAATACACGGATGCTCCACGTGTTCTGGTCCATCAGCACGATTTCGTTGAACTGAGTGTTTACAGCAATTCCGCTATAGATGGGGTCGAGGTCCCGAATCTGACGAGTTGGGGGGCGAGTGATCTCGCGTGTCTCGCCGCCCTCTTCTGCTGCGGCATAAACCGTACTGTCGTAGATCGAGGAAAACAGACTCTCGTCCGGCGCTGCAGAGACGGGACGATAAGTGGCCTCAGGCCATTGGCAAATTCCCCCGTAATTGGAAAGCTGCCGGTCCGACACCAATTGGGGTGATCCCGTATGTCGCTTCACGCTGGACAAGTAGAGGATGCCTGTGGCGACGGCTAGCAGCCCCGCAAAGATCACCATCCCACTTATGCTCTTCCTTACGCGCATCATTCTCCTTTTGGGAAGTGCTTCGTCCCAATATTTACCAATAGACGAACCTTAACATCATCCATTTTATTGGCGGAGTGGTGATGCCTTTGCAAACGATCATCGCGCATGGAAAGCGTTGCCCGGCCAGTTCGGATGATCGTCCGAAACGCTTCCCATAATCTTGCATTCAATTTCAATGATCGTTCCAAGCCGTACTGAATTACGGCGGCACCGAGCGAATCAGAAAATCAGTTTGAGCCCAAACTGCATTTGCCGTGGACGCGTCACCTGCGTGTTGATGCGACCGGCCTCGGCGATGTATGCGCCCGTCAACGGGTTCAGCGCGCCGGTGGCGGGCAGCCCGAGATTGTTGCGATTGAAGATATTGAAGGCATCGGCCTGTAATTTGATTTCACTGCCCTCCGACAAACCGAGCGGAACCGACTTGCTCAGGCTGAAATCAAAATTCACCAAGCCCGGCCCGGTGAGAGTGTTGCGGCCCAAGTTGCCAAAATATCCGCTGCCGACTGCGAATCCAACCGGAACCGGTGGGCGGACAAAGGCGCAAGGATCGTAGTAACGCGTTGGGGTGCCCAGTGCTTGGCCAGCCGCGATGGCTCCAGCCCCTGTGCCGCAACCCGCGGTGGTGCCCGCGGTGATGTTCTCCTGATTGCGCCCAGGAGCCAGCTCGGGCCTTTGCAGATTGGCTCCGCGCGACTGATCGGGCGCGTTGCGCGAAGTAACTTTTACGGAGAAGGGCGTGCCGCTCTTGGCACGGAAGATTCCTGAAAGTTGCCATCCACCCAATATGTGTGAAACAAGCCCGGAATCGGCTGACGAAGGAATAGCCCAAATGCCATTGACCGCAATATTTTGTCCCACATGCAACGCGGACAAGCCGCGATCCGCCTTGGTGAGATATGCCTGCGACGCCGACCCCTCGTTGTAGTCGGTATTGGCCACTCCCGTCGTCGAGTCATCAACGGACTTCGACCAGGTGTAGGAAGTTTGCAACTGGAAGCCGCTGCTCATGCGCTTTTTCACTTCTACCTGTAGTCCGTTGTAGAACGACTGCGCGTCCGAGTAGCGCGTCTGGCCCACGCCAGCCCTCGGATTCACTCGTGGCGTTCCCGCCACCACCAACGGGCGCCCGGAAGCGTCCAGCACATAAGGGGAATTGTTGACATCCGTGTTGCGCCACAGATGAATGCCTCTGCCGCCCAAGTAGCCAAGTGTAACGGAAAGTGAATTGGAGAATTGCCGTTCCACGGAGAGATTGAACTTCATCTCGTAGGACGGATTCAAGTCCCACTGCGTGATTTCCAGGAAGGTGATCTCGCCGCCGAAATTGGGACTGAGCAGCGCGGCGCGATTGGCGGCCAAGTCCGCCTCCACCGAAGCAAGATTCCCGAGGATCGCGCTGGTGGTGGCGAAGTACGGCTGATTCTTCGCGCCCTGGACCACATAGTGCGCGCTCAACAACTGCATAAAGAAGAGGCCGAATCCGCCGCGCACAGCGGTCATGCCATCGCCCTTGGGGTCCCAGGCAAATCCCACGCGCGGGGAGATATTGCGTTTCGATGGGTTGTTGAATAAGCCGATATCGGTTTGGAATGCGGTAGCCGTCGTCCAATCATTCACTGTGGACTCACGGCCGTGGCGTTCATCCGGGCCGGTCGAAGGATCGTAACGCACACCCAGATTCAGCGTGAAATGGGGACGAATCTTCCAGTCATCCTGGAGGAACACACCGTAAAGATACTGGAGATAGGTGCGCGCATTGTCGAGCCCCGGCGCCGCCGCTGAAAAGGTCAGCGGGCGCGCATCGGTCAGGAATAGCTCGGCGCTGGACCAACCCATCGATCCATTCAAGCCGGCCGACCCGCCGCGGCGCGACGATTCAACGCGATCAATCTGCACGCCAAATTTCATCGCGTGCGCCCCGCGAATATACTGGGCGCGCTCATCGAGGGTGAACAGCGTCTGCGCGTGCCGGATTACG
The nucleotide sequence above comes from Acidobacteriota bacterium. Encoded proteins:
- a CDS encoding TonB-dependent receptor, whose product is MKKNLMSGLLLIITLLAGTVHGWTQSTTGTISGTVSDESGAVLPGAQVAASNTATGAHRTVSTDAVGRYVITQLPPGSYDISSSMTGFGTLVRQGVTLALSQQVTLHLAMRVGAVSEQVTVTGEAPLVNTSSGTVSGVVDETRIQQLPLNGRDFSQLPLVQTGVTDVLTGDNAMSKGTGARISMGGSRVDQTAWLLDGTNIHSPSFFGTPGGAAGVMLGVDAVREFQVLTSNYSAEVGGSSGGVINMVTKSGTNTIHGTLFHSIRNSAVNARAMNDIPDKAALKWNQYGGAIGGPIRQDRTFFFANYESIIRRSGATQSPLVPDDALRLGLVPDTNAPGGRRQVNVAASVRPYLDIWPRANSGAGVHFFSSPNPINEHYVVGRLDHAFNDKQSLFLRFTLDNGDITSPDPLPITNTETEMNTRYATLGHDYIISPTFLLSTRLAANRTLLGSDEIALVDYPVSLNKLLPGYLFSVGYTGVTSIGINTQNVIRHAQTLFTLDERAQYIRGAHAMKFGVQIDRVESSRRGGSAGLNGSMGWSSAELFLTDARPLTFSAAAPGLDNARTYLQYLYGVFLQDDWKIRPHFTLNLGVRYDPSTGPDERHGRESTVNDWTTATAFQTDIGLFNNPSKRNISPRVGFAWDPKGDGMTAVRGGFGLFFMQLLSAHYVVQGAKNQPYFATTSAILGNLASVEADLAANRAALLSPNFGGEITFLEITQWDLNPSYEMKFNLSVERQFSNSLSVTLGYLGGRGIHLWRNTDVNNSPYVLDASGRPLVVAGTPRVNPRAGVGQTRYSDAQSFYNGLQVEVKKRMSSGFQLQTSYTWSKSVDDSTTGVANTDYNEGSASQAYLTKADRGLSALHVGQNIAVNGIWAIPSSADSGLVSHILGGWQLSGIFRAKSGTPFSVKVTSRNAPDQSRGANLQRPELAPGRNQENITAGTTAGCGTGAGAIAAGQALGTPTRYYDPCAFVRPPVPVGFAVGSGYFGNLGRNTLTGPGLVNFDFSLSKSVPLGLSEGSEIKLQADAFNIFNRNNLGLPATGALNPLTGAYIAEAGRINTQVTRPRQMQFGLKLIF